A region of Etheostoma cragini isolate CJK2018 chromosome 24, CSU_Ecrag_1.0, whole genome shotgun sequence DNA encodes the following proteins:
- the LOC117939700 gene encoding sialoadhesin-like: MVTVVSVFIARQTSALNRVSVTIAPSRSQYFEYEKMSVGCGDWTAWRYTTDGLKLSRCAVGWGDQISSNCDVKAVKLSDSGVYWCESKHGDSSQTVNITVTGGRVILESPFLPVTEGEDVTLKCRTKKSSNLTADFYKDGRHIGSGMSKTIGNFSKTDEGAYKCKVKDGESPVSWLLMKDGSAPATLIASPDSSQLFEYKKLSLNCGDNSISQGWKIFRATSSDAKSVGKMSSCGVNWGVPTSFGCVLHAAKQDDSAIYWCESPERRRSNSLNIAFHDKPVILESPVLPLMAGEDVTLYCRSKQSSNLTAVFYKDDSKIRNESSGQMTIHSVSTSDEGLYKCHIRGVGESSPSWLFVRDPHRSITQASPAAQGFPEFAVRVILHLVVVCPYCVSTVLMLCLCGCRPKGNY; this comes from the exons ATGGTGACTGTTGTTTCAGTGTTTATCGCCCGCCAGACGTCTGCCCTGAATCGAG tCTCTGTGACCATCGCTCCTAGCAGGTCTCAGTATTTTGAGTATGAGAAGATGTCAGTGGGATGTGGTGATTGGACTGCGTGGAGATACACAACAGACGG GCTGAAGCTGTCCCGGTGTGCAGTGGGCTGGGGCGACCAGATTTCCTCCAACTGCGACGTGAAAGCAGTCAAGCTGTCCGACAGCGGAGTGTACTGGTGTGAGTCTAAACACGGAGACAGCAGCCAAACCGTCAACATCACTGTGACGG GTGGCCGTGTGATCCTTGAGAGTCCTTTCCTCCCCGTGACGGAGGGAGAAGACGTCACTCTGAAATGTAGGACAAAGAAGTCCTCCAACCTGACAGCTGATTTCTACAAAGATGGCCGCCACATCGGGAGCGGGATGAGTAAGACCATTGGCAATTTTTCCAAGACTGATGAAGGCGCCTACAAATGTAAAGTTAAAGATGGAGAGTCTCCAGTCAGCTGGCTGCTGATGAAAG ATGGTTCTGCGCCTGCCACGCTCATAGCGTCCCCTGACTCGTCTCAGCTGTTTGAGTATAAGAAACTGTCTCTGAACTGTGGGGACAACAGCATATCTCAAGGGTGGAAGATCTTCAGGGCCACAAGTTCCGATGCTAAGTCTGTTGGGAAGATGTCCAGCTGTGGGGTGAATTGGGGGGTTCCTACCTCCTTTGGCTGCGTGCTCCATGCTGCCAAGCAGGATGACAGCGCAATCTACTGGTGCGAGTCCCCTGAAAGGCGGCGAAGCAACTCTCTCAACATTGCTTTTCACG ATAAACCTGTAATCCTGGAGAGTCCCGTCCTCCCTTTGATGGCGGGAGAAGACGTCACTCTGTACTGCAGATCAAAGCAATCGTCCAACCTCACAGCTGTTTTCTATAAAGACGACTCGAAGATCCGGAATGAGTCTTCAGGTCAAATGACCATCCACAGTGTTTCCACGTCAGATGAAGGCCTCTATAAGTGTCACATCAGAGGGGTTGGAGAGTCTTCACCCAGCTGGCTGTTTGTCAGGG ATCCCCATAGAAGTATTACCCAGGCTTCACCGGCTGCACAAGGCTTCCCTGAGTTCGCAGTGAGAGTGATTCTCCATCTGGTGGTGGTCTGTCCATACTGCGTCTCCACCGTCCTCATGCTCTGTCTATGTGGATGTAGGCCCAAAGGTAACTATTGA